One window of Nostoc sp. C052 genomic DNA carries:
- a CDS encoding type I glyceraldehyde-3-phosphate dehydrogenase: MIRVAINGFGRIGRNFARCWVGRENSQIDLVAINDTSDPRTNAHLLKYDSMLGKIKGAEISADDNSIIVNGKTIKCVSDRNPENLPWRDWGIDLIIEATGVFTSKEGALKHVNAGAKKVLITAPGKNEDGTFVVGVNHHDYDHNVHNIISNASCTTNCLAPIAKVLNDKFGIIKGTMTTTHSYTGDQRLLDASHRDLRRARAAAINIVPTSTGAAKAVALVIPDLKGKLNGVALRVPTPNVSMVDFVVQVEKRTITEEVNQALKDAAEGPLKGILAYSDLELVSSDYQGHDASSIVDASLTLVLGNDLVKVMAWYDNEWGYSQRVLDLAELVAEKWV; encoded by the coding sequence GTGATTAGAGTTGCAATCAACGGTTTCGGGCGGATTGGACGTAACTTTGCGCGTTGTTGGGTGGGTAGAGAGAATAGTCAAATCGATCTTGTCGCGATTAATGACACATCAGACCCCAGAACTAATGCTCACCTGCTCAAGTATGACTCAATGCTAGGGAAGATCAAAGGTGCTGAGATTAGTGCCGACGATAACTCTATCATCGTTAACGGCAAGACCATTAAGTGCGTATCCGATCGCAACCCTGAAAACTTGCCCTGGAGAGATTGGGGAATTGACCTAATTATCGAAGCAACCGGGGTGTTTACTAGCAAAGAAGGGGCGCTCAAGCATGTGAATGCTGGAGCCAAGAAAGTCCTGATTACCGCTCCTGGTAAAAACGAGGATGGCACTTTTGTGGTTGGTGTGAATCATCACGATTATGACCACAACGTACACAACATTATCAGTAACGCTAGCTGTACTACCAACTGCTTGGCACCAATCGCCAAGGTGTTGAACGATAAGTTCGGCATTATTAAAGGTACGATGACCACCACCCACAGCTATACAGGCGATCAGCGCTTGCTAGACGCTTCTCACCGGGATTTGCGACGGGCGAGGGCCGCAGCGATAAACATTGTACCCACCTCCACTGGTGCAGCGAAAGCAGTGGCGCTAGTTATCCCAGACCTGAAAGGCAAGCTAAATGGCGTTGCCTTACGCGTACCAACCCCGAACGTCTCAATGGTAGATTTCGTAGTGCAGGTTGAGAAGCGTACTATTACTGAAGAAGTTAACCAAGCTCTCAAAGATGCTGCCGAAGGACCACTTAAAGGTATTTTGGCTTACAGCGATCTAGAACTTGTATCGTCTGATTATCAAGGTCATGACGCTTCTTCGATTGTTGATGCTAGCTTGACTTTGGTCTTGGGTAATGACTTAGTAAAAGTTATGGCATGGTATGACAACGAGTGGGGTTACAGCCAACGAGTTTTGGATTTGGCAGAATTAGTAGCCGAGAAGTGGGTTTAA
- the thiL gene encoding thiamine-phosphate kinase, which yields MTKIKDIGEQGLLERLQRFCPPEMIGDDAAVLGTTPGQSLVVTTDVLVDGVHFSNLTTSPEDAGWRAAAANLSDLAAMGASPLGITVGLGLPGELRVSWVERLYQGMTECLQKYNTPIVGGDVVRSPVTTLSITAFGQVNPSQIIRRSAAVVGDAIVVTGVHGASHAGLELLLHPELGQNLKDAERTALIGVHQRPQPRLDVLPILCKILTPNSRLLTPNSRLPIAGMDSSDGLADAIIQICRASGVGAVLKHRQIPVPKTFNHWLPPEQALQYALYGGEDFELVLCLPQELASALVQHLGEGAAIVGKITAGSTVILHDEQKKFPDQVLNLSQGFQHFNS from the coding sequence ATGACTAAAATCAAAGACATTGGCGAACAAGGTCTTTTAGAAAGATTACAGCGCTTCTGTCCTCCAGAAATGATCGGCGATGATGCAGCAGTACTTGGAACTACACCAGGGCAATCTTTAGTAGTGACTACAGATGTGCTGGTTGATGGCGTTCATTTTAGCAACCTCACCACTTCCCCAGAAGATGCTGGTTGGCGAGCTGCTGCTGCCAATTTATCAGATTTAGCTGCAATGGGTGCTTCTCCATTAGGAATCACTGTCGGGTTGGGACTACCCGGTGAACTTAGGGTGAGTTGGGTAGAACGCTTGTACCAGGGAATGACAGAATGCCTGCAAAAATACAATACCCCAATTGTTGGGGGTGATGTGGTGCGATCGCCTGTTACTACTCTGTCAATTACCGCTTTTGGTCAAGTTAACCCTAGTCAAATTATCCGCCGTTCAGCTGCTGTGGTGGGGGATGCGATCGTCGTTACAGGCGTTCATGGAGCCTCCCACGCTGGCTTAGAACTACTCTTACATCCCGAATTAGGACAAAACCTCAAAGATGCAGAACGCACGGCTCTAATTGGCGTACACCAACGCCCACAACCACGATTAGATGTCTTACCAATCCTCTGTAAAATCTTAACTCCTAACTCCCGACTCCTAACTCCTAACTCCCGACTTCCGATTGCTGGTATGGATAGCAGCGATGGTTTGGCAGATGCGATAATCCAAATTTGCCGTGCTAGTGGCGTTGGCGCTGTTTTAAAACACAGACAAATTCCCGTACCAAAAACTTTTAACCATTGGTTGCCACCAGAGCAAGCGCTACAATATGCTCTATACGGTGGCGAAGACTTTGAATTAGTGCTGTGTTTACCACAAGAGTTAGCATCAGCCTTAGTGCAACATCTTGGTGAAGGTGCTGCGATCGTGGGCAAGATTACAGCCGGATCGACAGTAATATTGCACGACGAGCAAAAAAAATTCCCTGACCAAGTTCTGAATCTTAGCCAGGGATTTCAACACTTCAATAGTTAA
- a CDS encoding Uma2 family endonuclease: MVSTPVTKLTFEEYLNYDDGSGFHYELVDGRLELMNPPTIQHFLIVAFLDTALIAEIQRLSLPWLTFRETGTRTGKNKSRLTDLSVVTQEQARELLNASAVFESPPLLIVEVVSPDSIKRDYRYKRSEYAAVEVPEYWIVDPLKENISVLWLEEGFYEETVFTGDQQIGSRTFPELRIAVEQIFTAGNLNQGS; this comes from the coding sequence ATGGTCTCTACACCAGTAACAAAGCTCACATTTGAAGAGTACTTAAATTATGATGATGGCAGTGGTTTTCACTATGAGCTAGTAGATGGCAGGCTGGAATTAATGAATCCCCCTACAATTCAACATTTCTTGATTGTCGCTTTTTTAGATACCGCACTCATAGCGGAAATTCAGCGCTTGAGTTTACCTTGGTTAACTTTTCGCGAAACTGGGACGAGGACGGGGAAAAATAAGTCTCGGTTAACTGACTTGTCTGTGGTGACACAGGAGCAAGCAAGAGAATTGCTCAATGCATCAGCAGTCTTTGAGTCACCACCATTACTAATTGTAGAGGTAGTCAGTCCAGATTCTATTAAGCGGGACTATCGTTATAAGCGGTCTGAATATGCAGCGGTTGAAGTCCCAGAATATTGGATTGTAGACCCACTAAAAGAAAATATTTCTGTGTTGTGGTTGGAAGAAGGATTTTACGAAGAGACGGTGTTTACTGGCGACCAGCAAATTGGATCGCGGACTTTTCCAGAATTAAGGATCGCAGTTGAGCAGATATTCACCGCCGGAAATCTGAATCAGGGGAGTTAG
- a CDS encoding peptidylprolyl isomerase, which produces MLNLLKSWLKNSLMAILLITIFLGITTAGWTPSSSAALPAGNAITDGKALLRYALPIDNKPVRQLQGSLEDISAQLRANRRWGAISKDISQASRILDKPSQILTSVPAERQPQAEAWITELKSGVGKLQELANSKDKEQILQERSKLLNLVTQLEESMVKQFPFEVPTEYSNLPQLKGRATVEFKTNKGDLTLVVDGYSAPVTAGNFVDLVQRGFYNGLEFTRSEESYFLQTGDPEGKDVGFIDPKTGKYRAIPLEVLVQGDKAPTYGITLEEAGRYVDMPVLPFSAFGAVVMARPESEVNGGSSQFFFFLFEPELTPAGRNLLDGRYAVFGYLTEGKEVLDKLKAGDKIESAKVVQGIENLVEPQAA; this is translated from the coding sequence ATGCTTAACTTATTAAAATCCTGGCTGAAGAACAGCCTAATGGCAATACTGCTGATAACAATATTTTTAGGCATAACTACAGCTGGGTGGACTCCCTCCAGTAGCGCCGCACTGCCAGCCGGCAATGCAATTACCGACGGAAAGGCTTTGTTGCGGTATGCACTCCCGATAGATAACAAACCTGTGCGGCAACTACAAGGCAGTTTAGAGGACATCTCTGCCCAACTGCGGGCGAATCGGCGTTGGGGTGCTATTTCCAAAGACATTAGCCAAGCATCCCGCATTCTCGATAAACCTTCCCAAATCTTAACAAGCGTTCCCGCAGAACGCCAACCCCAAGCCGAAGCTTGGATTACCGAGTTGAAATCTGGGGTGGGTAAATTGCAAGAATTGGCGAACAGCAAAGATAAAGAACAAATTCTGCAAGAGAGAAGCAAATTACTAAATCTCGTTACTCAGCTAGAAGAGTCAATGGTGAAACAATTCCCCTTTGAAGTACCTACTGAGTACAGCAACCTGCCACAACTTAAAGGTCGTGCCACTGTAGAATTTAAAACCAACAAAGGCGATTTGACCCTTGTCGTAGACGGTTACAGCGCTCCTGTGACTGCTGGTAATTTTGTAGATTTGGTACAGAGGGGTTTTTATAATGGCTTAGAATTTACCCGTTCTGAAGAATCTTACTTTCTCCAAACTGGAGATCCCGAAGGTAAAGACGTGGGTTTCATTGACCCCAAAACAGGCAAATATCGCGCTATTCCCTTAGAAGTCTTAGTCCAAGGGGATAAAGCACCTACTTATGGGATTACTTTAGAAGAAGCTGGTCGTTACGTGGATATGCCAGTTCTACCTTTTTCTGCCTTTGGTGCAGTCGTGATGGCTCGTCCTGAAAGTGAAGTCAATGGTGGTTCATCACAATTCTTCTTCTTTTTGTTTGAACCAGAACTCACCCCCGCCGGACGCAACTTATTAGATGGTCGCTATGCCGTTTTTGGCTATCTCACCGAAGGTAAAGAAGTTTTGGATAAACTGAAAGCCGGTGACAAAATCGAATCAGCAAAAGTAGTTCAAGGGATAGAAAATCTGGTTGAGCCGCAAGCTGCATAA
- the efp gene encoding elongation factor P, which translates to MISSNDFRPGVSIVLDGSVWRVLEFLHVKPGKGSAFVRTKLKNVQSGSVMEKTFRAGETVPQATLEKSTMQHTYKEGDEFVFMDMETYEEGRLTKAQIGDRVKYLKEGMEAEVIKWGEQVLGVELPKSVVLEIVQTDPGLKGDTATGGSKPATLETGAVVMVPLFISQGERIKVDTQEDKYISRE; encoded by the coding sequence ATGATCTCCAGTAACGACTTTCGACCCGGTGTTTCAATTGTATTGGATGGGTCTGTATGGCGAGTGCTTGAATTCCTACACGTCAAGCCAGGCAAAGGTTCCGCCTTTGTAAGAACTAAGCTAAAAAATGTCCAGAGTGGGAGCGTGATGGAAAAAACGTTCCGCGCCGGGGAAACAGTGCCGCAAGCCACTCTAGAAAAAAGCACGATGCAGCATACCTATAAAGAAGGCGATGAGTTCGTCTTTATGGATATGGAAACCTACGAAGAAGGCAGATTGACCAAAGCACAAATTGGCGATCGCGTCAAATACCTGAAGGAAGGTATGGAAGCCGAAGTTATTAAGTGGGGCGAACAGGTGCTAGGAGTAGAATTGCCTAAGTCTGTGGTTCTAGAAATTGTCCAAACAGATCCAGGTTTAAAAGGTGACACCGCCACAGGTGGCTCAAAACCAGCAACTCTAGAAACTGGTGCAGTTGTGATGGTTCCTTTGTTTATTTCCCAAGGAGAACGCATCAAAGTTGATACCCAGGAAGATAAATATATCAGCAGGGAATAA
- the accB gene encoding acetyl-CoA carboxylase biotin carboxyl carrier protein, whose translation MPLDFNEIRQLLATIAQTDIAEVTLKSDDFELTVRKAVSISNQMLSVGQGTLGGVVGSGLISGSSGGNQVSGSQVTEVSTSRVFENTGTSTQLQLSVSPPSTIDQRLVEVPSPMVGTFYRAPAPGEAAFVEVGDRVRKGQTVCIIEAMKLMNEIEAEVSGQVMEILLQNGDPVEYGQPLMRINPD comes from the coding sequence GTGCCATTGGACTTTAATGAAATCCGCCAACTTCTGGCAACTATCGCACAAACAGATATTGCAGAAGTCACGCTCAAAAGCGATGATTTTGAGCTTACAGTCCGTAAGGCTGTGAGTATTAGCAATCAGATGTTGTCGGTAGGTCAAGGGACTTTAGGCGGTGTGGTAGGTTCAGGCTTGATATCAGGTTCATCTGGGGGAAACCAGGTGAGCGGAAGTCAGGTAACCGAGGTGTCCACATCTCGTGTGTTTGAGAATACTGGTACTAGCACACAATTGCAGTTGTCAGTAAGTCCTCCCTCAACCATTGACCAAAGATTAGTAGAAGTGCCTTCCCCAATGGTAGGAACGTTTTATCGCGCTCCTGCACCTGGGGAAGCGGCATTTGTGGAAGTGGGCGATCGCGTCCGCAAGGGTCAAACAGTCTGTATCATTGAAGCTATGAAGCTGATGAATGAAATCGAAGCCGAAGTTTCTGGACAGGTGATGGAAATTCTTCTCCAGAATGGCGACCCTGTAGAATATGGTCAACCTTTGATGCGAATTAACCCTGATTAA
- a CDS encoding helix-turn-helix transcriptional regulator produces MKQTLPLPPEVVQQVAEYFSLLSEPMRLRLLHLLRDEEKCVQELVEATQTSQANVSKHLKVMWQAGILSRRSEGTCAYYRVEDQMIFELCNRVCDRLATRLEQQARNFRVLNSKR; encoded by the coding sequence ATGAAACAAACGTTGCCTTTACCACCAGAAGTGGTGCAACAAGTAGCTGAATACTTCAGCCTGTTAAGTGAGCCAATGCGCCTACGGCTGCTACACTTATTGCGGGATGAAGAAAAATGCGTGCAAGAGTTGGTAGAGGCAACACAGACTTCTCAGGCAAATGTGTCAAAACACCTGAAGGTAATGTGGCAAGCAGGTATCCTTAGCCGCCGCAGTGAAGGAACTTGCGCCTATTACCGGGTGGAAGATCAAATGATTTTTGAGTTGTGTAATCGGGTTTGCGATCGCCTCGCCACAAGGTTGGAGCAGCAAGCCCGTAATTTTCGTGTATTAAATAGCAAACGGTAA
- a CDS encoding GerMN domain-containing protein codes for MKDQQGSNRISSGVIAAVSAVVVAVGGGVAWFTTQSNNSPTPSNPSQQIAQPVQPSTRQPGNEQTPNVYWLRPKDKNVTLVPQPVKVASVLPNQALEAAFQSLLAGPTEGTDSTTIPKGTKLLGLKAENNEVHVNLSEDFTSGGGSTSMMGRVGQVVYTATTLNPKAKVYIDVNGKPLDVLGGEGVEIQQPLTREQFQKDYPL; via the coding sequence ATGAAAGACCAACAAGGATCTAATCGTATTTCTTCAGGCGTAATTGCAGCTGTATCAGCAGTGGTTGTAGCGGTGGGTGGTGGTGTAGCTTGGTTTACCACACAATCCAACAATTCTCCTACACCATCAAACCCATCTCAGCAAATAGCTCAACCAGTACAGCCATCAACTAGGCAGCCGGGTAATGAGCAAACCCCTAACGTTTATTGGCTAAGACCAAAAGATAAAAATGTTACTTTGGTTCCCCAGCCTGTTAAAGTAGCTTCTGTATTACCCAACCAAGCTTTAGAAGCAGCTTTCCAAAGTTTGTTAGCAGGCCCAACAGAAGGGACAGATTCAACAACCATCCCTAAAGGAACCAAGCTATTGGGGCTAAAGGCGGAAAATAATGAAGTTCACGTTAATTTATCTGAAGATTTTACCAGCGGAGGCGGTAGCACCTCAATGATGGGCCGTGTGGGACAAGTTGTTTACACTGCAACAACTTTAAATCCCAAAGCCAAGGTGTACATTGACGTGAACGGCAAACCGTTGGATGTTTTAGGCGGTGAGGGTGTAGAGATACAACAACCGCTAACTCGTGAACAGTTTCAGAAAGATTATCCGCTTTAA
- a CDS encoding proline--tRNA ligase, whose amino-acid sequence MRLSQMLFATLRDDPADAEIPSHKLLLRAGYIRRIGSGLYAYLPLMWRVLQKVSQIVREEMNATGAQECLLPQLQPAELWKESARWDTYTKAEGIMFSLIDRREQQLGLGPTHEEVVTAIARDMIRSYRQLPLHLYQIQTKFRDEIRPRFGLMRGREFIMKDGYSFHTDEASLKETYQDMYKAYSNILRRSGLAFRAVEADSGAIGGSGSTEFMILAEAGEDEVLYTEDGKYAANVEKAVSLPIDAETSRFTTYEKRDTPGTETIEKVCQLLNSSPTQLVKNVLYQTVYDNGLTVLVLVSIRGDQEVNEVKLQNELTKLASEYGAKTIISLNVPNIEAQQAWTAKSLPLGYIAPDIADEYITSNKQIHPKFLRLVDQTAVDLKNFVTGANEAGYHVVGANWGEQFKLPERLVDIRKSRPGDRAIHNPEQTLQSARGIEAGHIFQLGTKYSQAMGATYTNEQGEEKPLVMGCFGVGVSRLAQAAVEQSYDKDGIIWPVAIAPYHAIITIPNIKDAQQIEIAEKLYTELNQAGIETLLDDRDERAGVKFKDADLIGIPYRIVTGRAIANGKVEVVERATRKSQEIVIDEVTTTLKGWITEAIGHKA is encoded by the coding sequence ATGCGACTTTCACAAATGTTATTTGCTACACTGCGGGATGATCCGGCTGATGCTGAGATTCCCAGTCATAAATTATTACTCCGTGCAGGCTACATTCGTCGCATCGGTAGTGGTCTTTATGCTTATTTGCCTCTGATGTGGCGGGTATTGCAAAAAGTTTCCCAGATTGTGCGGGAAGAAATGAACGCTACAGGCGCACAAGAATGTCTACTACCACAATTGCAACCTGCTGAGTTATGGAAGGAATCAGCACGCTGGGACACTTACACCAAAGCTGAGGGGATTATGTTTTCCCTAATTGACCGCCGCGAGCAACAATTAGGATTAGGCCCAACTCATGAAGAAGTAGTCACAGCGATCGCTCGTGATATGATTCGCTCTTATCGCCAGCTACCATTACATCTCTACCAAATTCAAACCAAGTTCCGCGATGAAATTCGTCCCCGCTTTGGTTTAATGCGCGGACGAGAGTTTATCATGAAGGACGGCTACTCTTTCCATACCGATGAAGCCAGTCTCAAAGAAACTTACCAGGATATGTATAAAGCCTACAGCAATATCCTACGGCGTTCTGGTTTAGCTTTTCGCGCAGTGGAAGCTGATTCTGGTGCAATTGGTGGTTCTGGTTCCACAGAATTTATGATTTTGGCGGAAGCTGGCGAAGATGAAGTTCTCTACACTGAGGATGGTAAATACGCCGCTAACGTAGAAAAGGCTGTTTCTTTACCAATTGACGCCGAAACCTCACGGTTTACAACCTACGAAAAACGGGATACACCTGGAACAGAAACCATTGAAAAAGTCTGTCAACTCCTCAACTCTTCTCCCACTCAATTAGTTAAAAATGTCCTTTATCAGACAGTTTATGATAATGGTTTAACGGTGTTAGTTTTGGTGAGCATCCGAGGCGATCAGGAAGTTAATGAAGTCAAATTGCAAAATGAACTGACTAAATTAGCTTCTGAGTATGGTGCTAAAACTATTATTAGTTTGAATGTACCAAATATAGAAGCCCAGCAAGCATGGACAGCTAAATCTCTACCTTTAGGCTACATTGCGCCAGATATTGCAGATGAGTATATTACCTCAAATAAGCAGATCCATCCTAAATTTTTGCGCTTGGTAGATCAAACAGCCGTTGATTTAAAAAACTTTGTTACAGGTGCAAATGAAGCAGGCTATCACGTAGTTGGTGCTAATTGGGGTGAGCAATTTAAGTTACCAGAGCGATTAGTAGATATCCGTAAGTCAAGACCAGGCGATCGCGCCATACATAACCCAGAACAAACCTTACAAAGCGCTCGTGGAATTGAAGCAGGTCACATCTTCCAATTAGGCACTAAATATTCCCAAGCGATGGGTGCAACTTATACTAATGAACAGGGTGAAGAAAAGCCGCTAGTTATGGGTTGTTTTGGTGTAGGCGTATCGCGTTTAGCACAAGCTGCTGTAGAGCAATCTTACGATAAAGACGGGATTATTTGGCCAGTTGCGATCGCACCCTACCACGCGATCATCACAATTCCCAACATTAAGGATGCTCAACAAATAGAAATCGCCGAAAAACTTTACACAGAACTCAATCAAGCGGGAATTGAAACTCTACTAGATGACCGCGACGAACGGGCGGGAGTGAAATTTAAAGATGCTGACTTGATTGGCATACCTTATAGAATTGTAACCGGACGGGCGATCGCTAATGGCAAAGTTGAAGTTGTAGAAAGAGCTACCCGTAAATCTCAAGAAATAGTCATTGATGAAGTGACAACAACACTCAAAGGTTGGATTACAGAAGCAATAGGGCATAAGGCATAA
- a CDS encoding 1-acyl-sn-glycerol-3-phosphate acyltransferase: protein MADVIYQAQAPLEFIPPAFNPLLLRVVNLLLPSWINWQTSITQIEADNVEVLVDLYRQFQEGKIRFMLAFRHPKTDDPLCLGYLLSQLVPKTARSQGTSLQHPIHAHFIYDRGIPLWAGSHVGWIASHLGGTPIQRGKADWTGLRSARELFANGKFPMAAAPEGATNGLSENISPLEPGIAQLGFWCAEDLHKAGSDQQVLIVPVGIKYSYVDAPWDAIANLLSELEAASGLPVNSAEQASVESLYPRLLTLAEHLLLLMEEFYTRFYHQKLPDSKIINGQIPDRNEALAVRLQALLNAALLISEQYFNLQSKGSLSDRCRRVEQAGWNYIFREEFKDVKGVSAVERALGDRVAEEANARMWHMRLVESFVAVSGNYIRENPTVERFAETTLILWQMIAKIKGNKAVQRPQLGKQKVKITIGEPISISEHYPKYQENRLGARQAVADVTNDLQQAMEALI from the coding sequence TTGGCAGATGTAATTTATCAAGCACAAGCACCCTTAGAATTTATTCCTCCGGCGTTTAACCCTTTATTGCTACGAGTTGTCAATCTATTGCTACCCAGTTGGATAAATTGGCAAACATCTATTACCCAAATTGAAGCAGACAATGTAGAGGTGCTGGTGGATCTCTATCGCCAGTTTCAGGAGGGTAAGATCCGTTTTATGTTGGCATTTCGCCATCCGAAAACAGACGATCCACTTTGTTTAGGTTACTTGCTATCTCAACTTGTGCCAAAGACAGCGCGATCACAAGGTACATCACTACAACATCCCATTCACGCTCATTTTATCTACGATCGCGGCATTCCTCTCTGGGCAGGTTCCCACGTTGGCTGGATTGCTTCTCATTTAGGTGGTACTCCGATTCAACGGGGTAAAGCTGACTGGACGGGGTTACGTTCGGCGCGTGAGTTGTTCGCCAATGGCAAATTCCCGATGGCGGCTGCGCCAGAAGGTGCAACCAATGGTTTATCGGAGAATATTAGCCCTCTAGAACCTGGTATCGCCCAATTAGGCTTTTGGTGTGCTGAAGATTTGCACAAAGCTGGAAGCGACCAACAGGTTCTAATTGTACCAGTTGGGATTAAATATAGTTACGTTGATGCTCCTTGGGATGCGATCGCAAATCTTTTAAGTGAATTGGAAGCGGCTAGTGGTTTACCTGTGAATTCAGCAGAACAGGCTTCGGTAGAGTCGCTTTATCCCCGGTTGTTGACTTTGGCAGAACATTTACTTTTGCTCATGGAAGAATTTTACACCCGGTTTTATCATCAAAAACTGCCAGATTCCAAGATTATCAATGGGCAAATTCCAGATAGAAATGAAGCATTAGCAGTTCGTTTACAAGCTTTATTGAATGCCGCATTGTTAATCTCAGAACAGTATTTTAATTTACAGTCAAAAGGTAGTTTGAGTGACCGTTGTCGGCGAGTCGAGCAAGCAGGTTGGAATTATATATTTAGAGAAGAATTTAAGGATGTCAAAGGAGTGTCTGCTGTCGAAAGAGCTTTAGGCGATCGCGTTGCAGAAGAAGCAAATGCACGGATGTGGCACATGCGTTTAGTAGAAAGTTTTGTAGCTGTTTCTGGTAATTATATTCGCGAAAATCCAACGGTAGAAAGGTTTGCTGAGACAACTTTAATTCTATGGCAAATGATTGCTAAAATCAAAGGGAATAAAGCTGTGCAGCGTCCACAATTGGGTAAGCAAAAAGTAAAAATAACTATAGGCGAACCTATATCTATTTCGGAACATTACCCGAAATATCAAGAAAATCGTTTGGGTGCTAGACAAGCTGTTGCTGATGTGACGAATGATTTACAACAAGCAATGGAAGCTTTAATTTGA
- the era gene encoding GTPase Era produces MRVEPKVTSIDNYTFSFSGEVTIPQAPPEFKSGFIGIVGRPNVGKSTLMNQLVGQKIAITSPVAQTTRNRLRGILTTPEAQLIFVDTPGIHKPHHQLGEVLVQNAKIAIESVDVVLFVVDGAVACGAGDRYIAELLSRSKTPVILGVNKTDQQPDDSQYLDDSYAQMAQSHEWEIVKFSAKTSAGLPELQELLIEHLELGPLYYPPDLVTDQPERFIMGELIREQILLLTREEVPHSVAIAIDLVEETPSITRVLATINVERDSQKGILIGKGGAMLKAIGSEAREQIQKLIAGKVYLELFVKVQPKWRQSRLSLAELGYRVEE; encoded by the coding sequence ATGAGGGTGGAGCCAAAGGTGACTAGTATTGATAATTACACTTTCTCTTTTTCAGGAGAAGTAACAATCCCTCAAGCTCCTCCTGAGTTCAAATCAGGTTTTATCGGCATTGTTGGTCGTCCCAATGTCGGTAAATCTACTTTGATGAATCAATTAGTAGGACAAAAAATTGCCATTACCTCACCAGTAGCACAAACTACACGTAACCGTTTGCGCGGTATATTAACGACACCAGAGGCGCAGTTAATATTTGTAGATACACCAGGAATTCATAAGCCTCATCATCAATTAGGCGAAGTATTGGTGCAAAATGCCAAAATTGCCATTGAATCAGTAGATGTAGTGCTATTTGTAGTAGATGGAGCGGTGGCATGTGGAGCTGGCGATCGCTATATTGCCGAATTGCTCAGTCGCAGCAAAACACCAGTGATTCTGGGTGTGAACAAAACCGACCAACAACCGGACGATTCTCAGTATTTAGATGATAGTTACGCTCAGATGGCCCAATCTCATGAATGGGAAATCGTGAAATTTTCTGCCAAGACAAGTGCAGGATTACCGGAACTTCAAGAATTATTAATTGAACATTTAGAACTTGGGCCATTATATTATCCCCCAGACTTGGTAACTGACCAGCCAGAACGCTTTATTATGGGTGAATTAATCCGAGAACAAATTTTATTGTTGACTCGTGAAGAAGTACCCCATTCAGTTGCGATCGCTATTGACCTAGTAGAAGAAACACCCAGCATTACCCGTGTACTTGCTACCATCAACGTCGAGCGCGATTCCCAAAAAGGTATACTCATTGGCAAAGGTGGAGCAATGCTCAAAGCAATTGGCAGTGAAGCTCGCGAACAAATTCAAAAGTTAATTGCTGGTAAAGTTTACCTAGAATTATTTGTGAAAGTTCAGCCAAAATGGCGACAGTCGCGGCTCAGTTTAGCAGAGTTAGGCTATCGCGTGGAAGAATAA